One stretch of Miscanthus floridulus cultivar M001 chromosome 18, ASM1932011v1, whole genome shotgun sequence DNA includes these proteins:
- the LOC136521479 gene encoding uncharacterized zinc finger CCHC domain-containing protein At4g19190-like isoform X2 yields the protein MEVMKAVSFMYVRPPGYNAESAKAAEIEDEKKRSDPGDMAQGTASASTSSIPDKGPEKTQSGADKKNRPKDVFGRPLATEQEFEVLKNAPRLDTGAPARIKPFGVEVRNVRCLRCGNYGHQSGDRECPLKDVIMPNEESRLKRDDPLTTIMAQTDSSEPLKWELKQKPGMSPPRGGFDPDDPNQQIVAEDIFDEYGGFLNCDIPALISNFSASKSKKRSKKKSKHKQAKSAIHEDSGRHESSYHLSSDSENEKRNKTSRSKRKKTNCSDSSYSDSEIDARKGKSKSKHRHKKKYQLESSSDSEFEVREDTRRHLKREHVKEKRDESPFSFSKDQGDTESKRHSRRSREKRHYSYSSSSSERGRHSLRHKEKQYYSDSSSDRSHRHSRRSREKRHDRESSSPDAIRRSRRSMEKQRHSDTSPRHTNRHSKRSSGKQDYTERSHFETSRHSWRSREKRHYPDSSASDYSDSDQHNKHRHHHRRK from the exons CAAGGTACTGCATCTGCAAGTACCTCTTCAAT ACCTGACAAGGGACCTGAAAAGACTCAATCAGGCGCAGATAAGAAAAATAGGCCAAAAGATGTTTTTGGTCGGCCATTGGCAACAGAACAAGAATTTGAGGTTCTCAAGAATGCTCCAAG GTTAGACACAGGTGCTCCTGCAAGGATCAAACCATTTGGAGTTGAAGTTCGTAATGTTAGATGTCTAAGGTGTGGAAACTATGGTCACCAAAGTGGTGACCGGGAATGTCCCTTGAAGGATGTGATCATGCCTAATGAGGAGAGTCGGTTGAAAAGAGATGATCCACTTACAACTATAATGGCGCAGACTGATTCAAGCGAG CCTTTGAAGTGGGAACTTAAGCAAAAGCCAGGCATGAGCCCTCCTCGTGGCGGATTTGACCCAGATGATCCTAATCAGCAGATTGTGGCAGAAGACATCTTTGATGAATATGGAG GTTTTCTGAACTGTGACATTCCAGCTCTCATTTCCAATTTTTCTGCTAGCAAATCCAAGAAACGTTCTAAGAAGAAAAGCAAGCATAAGCAGGCTAAGTCTGCTATTCATGAGGATTCTGGTAGACATGAAAGCAGTTACCATCTATCGTCAGACTCTGAAAATGAGAAGAGAAACAAAACATCAAGAAGCAAGAGAAAGAAAACAAACTGTTCTGATTCATCATATTCTGATTCTGAGATAGATGCTAGAAAAGGCAAGAGTAAGTCAAAGCATAGGCATAAGAAGAAATACCAGTTAGAGTCTTCTTCTGACTCAGAATTTGAGGTCCGTGAAGATACAAGGCGGCATCTGAAGAGAGAACATGTGAAGGAGAAAAGAGATGAGTCACCATTTTCCTTCTCTAAGGATCAAGGAGACACAGAAAGCAAGAGGCATTCAAGGCGTTCAAGGGAGAAGCGCCACTACAGTTATTCATCAAGTTCTTCTGAGAGAGGCAGGCATTCTCTACGGCACAAGGAGAAACAATATTATAGTGACTCGAGTTCTGATCGGAGCCATCGACACTCAAGGAGATCGAGGGAGAAGAGACATGATAGAGAGTCAAGTTCTCCTGATGCCATCAGGCGCTCAAGGAGATCGATGGAGAAACAGCGCCATTCTGATACAAGCCCACGTCATACTAACAGGCATTCAAAGAGATCAAGCGGTAAGCAAGACTATACTGAACGCAGCCATTTCGAAACCAGTAGACATTCATGGAGATCTCGGGAGAAACGACACTACCCTGATTCTAGTGCCTCTGATTACTCAGACTCTGATCAGCACAATAAACATCGCCATCATCATAGGAGAAAATGA
- the LOC136521114 gene encoding arogenate dehydrogenase 2, chloroplastic-like, with protein sequence MLSSSTSTLRLYQPTRPHRHHPPAPAAGGATHLASPRRWRGHAPGAASPAPLRARAQRIRALDAAQPFDFESRAAGLLEEHQRLKIAIVGFGNFGQFLARTFARQGHTLLAHSRTDHSALASTLGASFFTDTHDLCECHPDVVLLATSILSAEAVLRSLPVHRLRRNTLFVDVLSVKEFPKNLLLSSLPPDFDVICTHPMFGPESARDGWDGLPFVFDKVRVGDCPARRARAEAFLNIFEREGCRMVEMSCAEHDAHAAETQFLTHTVGRMLAMLELRSTPIDTKGYETLLRLVDNTCSDSFDLYNGLFMYNKNSTELLNRLEWAMDSVKKKLFDGLHDVLRKQLFEGSPHAPNVSSSNVRK encoded by the coding sequence ATGCTGTCGTCTTCCACCTCCACCCTCCGTCTCTACCAACCAACCCGTCCCCACCGCCACCACCCGCCGGCCCCGGCCGCGGGGGGCGCCACCCACCTCGCCTCCccgcggcggtggcgcgggcaCGCCCCAGGGGCGGCGTCCCCGGCGCCGCTCCGCGCGCGGGCCCAGCGCATCCGCGCGCTGGACGCCGCCCAGCCCTTTGACTTCGAGTCCCGCGCGGCGGGGCTGCTGGAGGAGCATCAGCGCTTGAAGATCGCTATCGTCGGGTTCGGCAACTTCGGGCAGTTCCTGGCGCGCACCTTCGCGCGGCAGGGGCACACGCTGCTGGCGCACTCCCGGACGGACCACTCCGCGCTGGCGTCCACACTGGGGGCCTCCTTCTTCACCGACACGCACGATCTGTGCGAGTGCCACCCGGACGTGGTGCTCCTCGCAACCTCCATCCTCTCCGCCGAGGCCGTGCTCCGCTCGCTGCCcgtccaccgcctccgccgcaaCACGCTCTTCGTCGACGTGCTCTCCGTCAAGGAGTTCCCCAAGAATCTGCTGCTCAGCTCGTTACCCCCCGACTTCGACGTTATCTGCACCCACCCCATGTTCGGCCCGGAGTCGGCGCGCGACGGCTGGGACGGCCTCCCCTTCGTGTTCGACAAGGTCCGGGTCGGGGACTGCCcggcccgccgcgcccgcgccgaggCGTTCCTCAACATCTTCGAGCGGGAAGGGTGCCGGATGGTGGAGATGTCGTGCGCCGAGCACGACGCGCACGCCGCCGAGACCCAGTTCCTGACCCACACCGTCGGTAGGATGCTCGCCATGCTGGAGCTCCGCTCCACGCCCATCGACACCAAGGGGTACGAGACGCTGCTCCGCCTCGTGGACAACACCTGCAGCGACAGCTTCGACCTCTACAACGGGCTCTTCATGTACAACAAGAACTCCACCGAGCTGCTCAACCGCCTCGAGTGGGCCATGGACTCCGTCAAGAAGAAGCTCTTCGACGGCCTCCACGACGTGCTCCGGAAGCAGCTCTTCGAGGGATCCCCGCACGCCCCCAACGTCTCCTCCTCCAACGTCCGCAAGTAG